A genomic region of Mesorhizobium sp. NZP2077 contains the following coding sequences:
- a CDS encoding mobile mystery protein B yields MIAPDYPEGATPLDPNELGGLKYRHITIQAELDELEQANVTSGLLWLSRTRRKDILTDGFAIELHRRLFGEVWNWAGTFRTTGKNIGVDPMQIGVQLRAALDDALYWMDHGTYAPVEAAVRLHHRVVFIHPFANGNGRHARILADAVLEKLYGVDPIDWTAGADLLKMNERRAAYISALKAADRHDIGLLLAFVGLAGQLRL; encoded by the coding sequence ATGATTGCACCCGACTATCCCGAGGGCGCGACGCCGCTTGATCCCAATGAACTCGGCGGACTGAAGTACAGGCACATCACGATCCAGGCCGAACTCGATGAACTGGAGCAGGCCAACGTCACGTCCGGCCTGTTGTGGCTCTCCCGGACACGAAGGAAGGACATCCTCACCGACGGTTTCGCCATCGAGCTTCACCGGCGGCTGTTTGGCGAGGTGTGGAATTGGGCTGGAACCTTCAGGACCACCGGTAAGAACATCGGCGTCGATCCAATGCAAATCGGGGTGCAGTTGCGCGCAGCGCTGGATGATGCACTCTACTGGATGGATCATGGCACATATGCGCCTGTGGAAGCAGCCGTGCGGCTTCACCACAGGGTCGTGTTCATTCATCCGTTTGCGAATGGCAATGGGCGCCATGCCCGTATCCTGGCGGACGCCGTGCTCGAGAAGCTGTACGGCGTCGATCCGATCGATTGGACCGCCGGGGCGGATTTGCTGAAAATGAATGAAAGGCGGGCGGCTTATATCTCGGCATTGAAGGCGGCCGACCGGCACGACATCGGTCTGTTGCTGGCTTTTGTTGGACTGGCAGGGCAGCTACGGCTGTGA
- a CDS encoding isochorismatase family protein has product MSAPSLTANAPLIVIDLQTGMFDGVHEPPIHDATAIAERARAVIDWARRGGRKVAFIRHDGPEGDPLAPGEPGWPVWAALGQADDEPTFAKSVRDAFSNPAFGDWVAGQGAGAVVILGAQTDFCVAATVKAAIARGLGVTVVADAHSTLDSASESAEQIIARHNGEFTVAGATLVTTKALVGD; this is encoded by the coding sequence ATGTCAGCCCCCAGCCTCACTGCCAACGCCCCGCTCATCGTCATCGATCTCCAGACCGGCATGTTCGACGGCGTGCACGAGCCGCCGATCCATGATGCGACTGCCATTGCCGAGCGCGCCCGGGCGGTGATCGACTGGGCAAGGCGCGGCGGGCGCAAGGTGGCTTTCATCAGGCATGATGGACCGGAAGGTGACCCGCTGGCGCCGGGTGAACCGGGCTGGCCCGTGTGGGCCGCCCTTGGCCAGGCCGACGATGAGCCGACCTTCGCCAAATCCGTGCGCGATGCCTTCAGCAATCCCGCCTTCGGCGACTGGGTCGCCGGGCAGGGCGCGGGTGCCGTGGTGATCCTCGGCGCGCAGACCGATTTTTGCGTGGCGGCGACCGTCAAGGCCGCGATCGCCAGAGGGCTCGGCGTCACCGTGGTTGCCGATGCCCATAGCACGCTGGACAGCGCCAGCGAGAGCGCTGAGCAGATCATCGCCCGCCATAATGGCGAATTCACCGTGGCCGGCGCGACTTTGGTGACGACGAAGGCGCTGGTCGGCGACTGA
- a CDS encoding amidohydrolase family protein, whose translation MSEQTILSEQTIFRNAKLTDGSLADLTVTDGRFSAIAPAGSAPPVNLANPAIIDPTIIDLSGQLVVPAFVEGHIHLDTSFYGDAWRPHIPCTNGFDVRERVAFQAQNLAAAAPMVERAKNQLDLCIGNGSLAMRSHVMVDGSVGLSHVETILAVRENYRDLIDIQLVAFPQSGILSSPGTAELLDEALKLGCGLIGGLDPASFDRDVKGHLDVMFALAQKHGAGVDIHLHDGDTLGLFQVEEIAARTKALGMQGHVAVSHAYGLGDIPADALKKAGAMLAAAGVAIMTNAPGNHAFPPVAALRQAGVTVFSGSDNIRDSWWPYGDGDMLNRANMIGYRSGFYEDHELAAAFDVVTQAGAKALGLEGYGIVVGASADFVVMRAQHVPEAVVAVPKHRMVYRRGKAVAKSGAMLAR comes from the coding sequence GTGAGCGAGCAGACGATTTTGAGCGAACAGACGATTTTCCGCAACGCGAAACTGACGGATGGGTCGCTGGCCGACCTCACCGTCACCGACGGCAGATTCAGCGCCATCGCGCCGGCCGGCAGTGCGCCGCCGGTTAATCTCGCCAACCCTGCCATCATCGATCCCACCATCATCGACCTTAGCGGCCAGCTTGTCGTGCCGGCCTTCGTCGAGGGGCATATCCATCTCGACACCTCGTTCTATGGCGATGCCTGGCGGCCGCACATTCCCTGTACCAACGGCTTCGACGTGCGCGAGCGCGTCGCCTTCCAGGCACAGAACCTTGCCGCCGCAGCGCCGATGGTGGAGCGGGCGAAGAACCAGCTCGACCTCTGCATCGGCAATGGCAGCCTGGCCATGCGCAGCCATGTCATGGTCGACGGCTCGGTCGGCCTCAGCCATGTCGAGACGATCCTCGCCGTACGAGAAAACTACCGCGACCTCATCGACATCCAGCTCGTCGCTTTCCCGCAAAGCGGTATTTTGTCCTCGCCCGGCACGGCGGAGCTTTTGGACGAGGCTTTGAAGCTTGGCTGTGGCCTCATCGGCGGGCTCGATCCGGCCAGCTTCGACCGCGATGTGAAGGGCCATCTCGACGTGATGTTCGCCCTGGCGCAAAAGCATGGGGCCGGCGTCGACATCCACCTGCATGATGGCGACACGCTCGGCCTGTTCCAGGTCGAGGAGATCGCCGCGCGGACAAAGGCGCTCGGCATGCAGGGCCATGTCGCCGTCAGCCATGCCTATGGGCTGGGCGACATCCCGGCCGATGCGCTCAAGAAAGCCGGCGCGATGTTGGCGGCCGCCGGCGTGGCGATCATGACCAACGCGCCCGGCAACCATGCCTTCCCGCCGGTGGCGGCTCTGCGGCAGGCAGGCGTCACCGTGTTCAGCGGCTCCGACAACATCCGCGATTCCTGGTGGCCCTATGGCGATGGCGACATGCTGAACCGGGCCAACATGATCGGCTACCGCTCCGGCTTCTACGAGGACCACGAGCTGGCCGCCGCCTTCGATGTGGTGACCCAAGCCGGCGCCAAGGCGTTGGGGCTGGAGGGTTACGGCATCGTGGTCGGTGCCAGCGCCGATTTCGTCGTCATGCGGGCTCAGCACGTGCCCGAGGCGGTGGTGGCCGTGCCGAAGCATCGGATGGTCTATCGCCGGGGCAAGGCGGTGGCGAAGAGCGGGGCAATGCTGGCGCGCTGA
- a CDS encoding DUF535 family protein, which yields MSFETSERAGLRETAGVFSQIIGLCRRLGVRQSRIFLTRFACKPVSSFKWFRFLAGFRRRHGMGCPHDDLMRKKPYKFFALGLPGHRGFDLLVDHFNLAAVGLPREMLEAAWRGRIMHIGQVTGRRDAYALTMRLSVHSGTSHEGAFSIRLTRQSDRLDLVRLSFILYPLGAGPLSASPLGTGRYTVAIGGLQGSKEPKAKRAVIEATRDLCGLRPKDAALLVMEGIAIGGGADHVLGVCDARHTINFRSPKKRARKRADMDQYWIDRGGCQGGEFGFAMPVRSRDMAASLSRRDVYKFEFLEFGKRLFASMPGLNEVPLDLPVERSSSDEMWRSAHHCRMAASRHFTLPGARIRPSTRQEDYISFG from the coding sequence TTGAGTTTCGAAACGAGCGAGCGCGCCGGGTTGCGGGAAACCGCCGGCGTCTTCAGTCAGATTATTGGCCTTTGCCGGCGGCTGGGGGTGCGGCAATCCAGGATTTTCCTAACCCGCTTCGCCTGCAAGCCGGTGAGCTCATTCAAATGGTTCCGCTTTCTCGCAGGGTTCCGGCGGCGCCACGGGATGGGCTGCCCGCATGACGATCTCATGCGCAAGAAGCCATACAAATTCTTCGCCCTTGGGCTGCCCGGCCATCGCGGCTTCGACCTTCTGGTCGACCACTTCAACCTGGCGGCGGTGGGCCTGCCACGGGAAATGCTTGAGGCGGCCTGGCGCGGGCGGATCATGCACATCGGCCAGGTCACAGGGCGACGCGATGCCTATGCGCTCACCATGCGCCTATCCGTTCATTCCGGCACCAGCCACGAAGGCGCCTTCTCGATAAGGCTGACGCGGCAGAGCGACCGGCTCGACCTGGTCAGACTGAGCTTCATCCTCTATCCCCTGGGCGCCGGCCCCTTGAGCGCCAGCCCCCTGGGCACCGGCCGCTACACGGTCGCCATTGGTGGGCTCCAGGGCAGCAAGGAGCCAAAGGCCAAGCGCGCCGTCATCGAGGCCACGCGCGACCTGTGCGGGCTCCGGCCCAAGGATGCGGCACTGCTGGTCATGGAAGGCATCGCCATCGGTGGCGGCGCCGATCATGTCCTCGGCGTCTGCGATGCCAGGCACACCATCAACTTCCGCTCGCCCAAAAAACGCGCCCGCAAGCGCGCCGACATGGACCAGTACTGGATCGATCGCGGCGGTTGCCAAGGCGGCGAATTCGGCTTCGCCATGCCGGTACGGAGCCGCGACATGGCAGCGTCGCTCAGCCGCCGCGATGTCTACAAGTTCGAATTCCTTGAGTTCGGCAAGCGCCTGTTTGCCTCAATGCCCGGGCTGAACGAGGTTCCACTTGACCTGCCTGTAGAAAGGTCATCATCCGACGAAATGTGGAGGTCAGCACATCATTGTCGGATGGCTGCCAGCCGTCATTTTACCCTTCCCGGTGCCCGAATTCGTCCTTCGACGAGGCAAGAAGATTATATCTCATTTGGCTAA
- a CDS encoding sulfotransferase family protein → MTLKLIGAGFGRTGTWSTFAALNRLGLPCYHMQEVIMNKANKGHLDFWRKVANSPPGSQHDWNRVFANYTATVDNPGCCVWKELLATYPDAKVLLTLHPRGAEAWYESTIDTIYFTENVWQFKILEWLTPFGRKFGDMSRKLIWGRTLDGVMGDRDKAVARYNAYIDEVKAAVPPDKLLVYKVTEGWTPLCEFLGVALPNDPFPNLNDRETIKKIIRDIINGSYIILGLAVAAVVAAVAALWWWLG, encoded by the coding sequence ATGACGCTTAAATTGATTGGGGCCGGTTTCGGCCGCACCGGAACGTGGTCGACTTTTGCCGCGCTGAACAGGCTTGGCCTGCCCTGCTATCACATGCAGGAAGTGATCATGAACAAGGCCAACAAGGGCCATCTCGATTTCTGGCGCAAGGTGGCCAACAGCCCGCCCGGCAGCCAGCACGACTGGAACCGCGTCTTCGCCAACTATACCGCCACCGTCGACAATCCCGGCTGCTGCGTGTGGAAGGAATTGCTGGCCACCTATCCCGACGCCAAGGTGCTTTTGACCTTGCACCCGCGCGGCGCCGAGGCGTGGTACGAGAGCACCATCGACACGATCTACTTCACCGAGAATGTCTGGCAGTTCAAGATCCTGGAATGGCTGACGCCGTTCGGGCGGAAATTCGGCGACATGTCGCGCAAGCTGATATGGGGCCGCACGCTGGACGGCGTGATGGGCGACCGTGACAAGGCCGTCGCGCGATACAACGCCTATATCGATGAGGTGAAGGCGGCCGTGCCGCCGGACAAGCTGCTGGTCTACAAGGTGACCGAAGGCTGGACGCCGCTCTGCGAATTCCTCGGCGTGGCGCTGCCCAACGACCCCTTCCCCAATCTCAACGACCGCGAGACGATCAAGAAGATCATCCGCGACATCATCAACGGCTCCTACATCATACTGGGGCTGGCGGTCGCCGCTGTGGTGGCCGCGGTTGCGGCGCTGTGGTGGTGGCTGGGGTAG
- a CDS encoding exopolysaccharide production repressor protein codes for MSATTVIVAVWTYMATGSFWQALAWTIAVLVVLQVGYFVLVVRLIFNRAHEATSRDKVDAVPPLHRDGVWL; via the coding sequence ATGTCGGCCACTACAGTCATCGTCGCAGTCTGGACCTATATGGCCACCGGTTCTTTCTGGCAGGCGCTTGCCTGGACGATAGCCGTGCTGGTTGTCCTGCAGGTCGGCTATTTCGTGCTCGTCGTGCGGCTGATCTTCAACCGCGCACACGAGGCGACAAGCCGGGATAAGGTCGACGCTGTTCCGCCGCTACATCGCGACGGCGTCTGGCTGTGA
- a CDS encoding DUF1236 domain-containing protein: MKYYLSSAAAAIILMGGIGAALAEDVVVVQPAQRIVVQPEQETVVRQYIKKQPLASVNLLGLELKLGSPVPDKVELREVPNVKYRVAVINDQTVLVDPETRQIVEVLN; the protein is encoded by the coding sequence ATGAAATATTATCTTTCGAGTGCGGCGGCCGCGATCATTCTGATGGGCGGCATTGGTGCGGCGCTGGCTGAAGACGTCGTCGTTGTCCAGCCGGCGCAGCGGATCGTGGTTCAACCGGAGCAGGAGACGGTCGTTCGTCAATACATCAAGAAGCAGCCGCTGGCATCGGTCAACCTTTTGGGCCTCGAGCTCAAGCTCGGCTCGCCGGTGCCGGACAAGGTCGAACTGCGCGAAGTGCCCAACGTCAAGTACCGCGTCGCCGTCATCAACGACCAGACTGTGCTCGTCGACCCCGAGACCCGTCAGATCGTCGAGGTTCTGAACTAA
- the yghU gene encoding glutathione-dependent disulfide-bond oxidoreductase, translated as MTDYTPPKVWTWNKANGGAFASINRPIAGPTHDKELPVGKHPLQLYSLATPNGVKVTVMLEELLARGHKGAEYDAWLIKINDGDQFGSGFVEVNPNSKIPALMDRSGATPVRVFESGSILVYLAEKFGEFLPTEQPARAEVLSWLFWQMGSAPYLGGGFGHFYAYAPQKFEYAIDRFAMETKRQMDVLDRRLAETEYLGGKDYSIADMAVWPWYGGLALGRMYNDSADFLSVQEYKHVQRWAKAIDERPAVKRGRMVNRAFGEPALQLHERHDASDFDTKTQDKLAAE; from the coding sequence ATGACAGACTACACCCCGCCGAAAGTATGGACCTGGAACAAGGCAAATGGCGGCGCCTTTGCCAGCATCAACCGGCCGATCGCCGGGCCGACGCATGACAAGGAACTGCCCGTCGGCAAGCATCCGCTGCAGCTTTATTCGCTGGCGACGCCGAACGGCGTCAAGGTGACGGTCATGCTGGAGGAGCTTCTGGCGCGCGGCCACAAGGGCGCCGAATACGACGCCTGGCTGATCAAGATTAATGATGGCGACCAGTTCGGCAGCGGCTTCGTCGAGGTCAATCCCAATTCCAAGATCCCGGCTCTGATGGACCGCAGCGGCGCCACGCCTGTGCGCGTCTTCGAATCCGGCTCGATCCTGGTCTATCTCGCCGAGAAATTCGGCGAATTCCTGCCCACCGAACAGCCGGCGCGCGCGGAAGTTCTGTCCTGGCTGTTCTGGCAGATGGGCTCGGCGCCGTATCTCGGCGGCGGCTTCGGCCATTTCTACGCCTATGCGCCGCAGAAATTCGAATACGCCATCGACCGCTTCGCCATGGAAACCAAGCGCCAGATGGACGTCCTCGACCGCCGGCTGGCGGAAACTGAATATCTCGGCGGCAAGGATTACTCGATCGCCGACATGGCGGTATGGCCCTGGTATGGCGGGCTGGCGCTCGGCCGCATGTACAATGATTCCGCCGACTTCCTGTCGGTGCAGGAGTACAAGCACGTTCAGCGCTGGGCGAAAGCGATCGACGAGCGCCCGGCCGTCAAGCGCGGCCGCATGGTCAACCGCGCCTTCGGCGAGCCGGCCCTGCAGCTGCACGAGCGCCACGACGCCAGCGATTTCGACACCAAGACGCAGGACAAGCTGGCGGCTGAATAG
- a CDS encoding S1C family serine protease — MTINPNPRSVVAVRATVPEDAFTAGALGTLREGSGVVIRDDGLVLTIGYLITEAEEVWLTAHDGRVIPAHALAYDQESGFGLVQALAPTGLPAVALGDAGKARIGDAVVLADGIGRAVEAKIVTKQEFAGYWEYLLDEAIFIAPAHPSWGGAPLFSADGALLGIGSLRLQMSRAGEVADINMVVPIDLLPPILDDLLTRGQVARPPRPWLGALSAESDGKVVVMSVTEGGPAAKAGLRQGDVISEVRDGAVDGLADFYRKLWDSGSAGAEIPMRVVRDGRETWLRVKSADRGSFLKKPQLQ; from the coding sequence ATGACCATCAATCCCAATCCGCGCTCCGTCGTCGCCGTGCGCGCGACCGTTCCGGAGGATGCTTTTACGGCCGGCGCGCTGGGCACGCTCAGGGAGGGCAGTGGCGTCGTCATCCGTGACGACGGGCTGGTGCTGACGATCGGCTATCTAATCACCGAGGCAGAAGAAGTCTGGCTGACCGCGCATGACGGCCGCGTCATCCCCGCGCACGCGCTGGCCTACGACCAGGAATCGGGCTTCGGCCTGGTCCAGGCGCTGGCGCCGACCGGGTTGCCGGCCGTGGCGCTCGGCGATGCCGGCAAGGCTCGTATCGGCGACGCGGTGGTGCTTGCCGACGGCATTGGCCGGGCGGTGGAGGCCAAGATCGTCACCAAGCAGGAATTCGCCGGCTATTGGGAATATTTGCTCGACGAGGCGATCTTCATCGCGCCCGCGCATCCGTCCTGGGGCGGCGCGCCGCTGTTTAGCGCCGATGGCGCGCTGCTCGGCATCGGCTCGCTGCGCCTGCAGATGAGCCGCGCCGGCGAGGTCGCCGATATCAACATGGTGGTGCCGATCGATCTGTTGCCGCCGATCCTCGACGATCTCCTGACGCGTGGCCAGGTGGCGAGGCCGCCGCGTCCGTGGCTCGGCGCGCTGTCGGCCGAAAGCGACGGCAAGGTGGTGGTGATGAGCGTGACCGAAGGCGGCCCGGCCGCCAAGGCCGGCCTGCGCCAGGGCGATGTCATCTCCGAGGTCCGCGACGGCGCGGTCGACGGGCTCGCCGATTTCTATCGCAAACTGTGGGACAGCGGCTCGGCGGGCGCCGAGATCCCGATGCGGGTGGTGCGCGACGGCCGCGAGACCTGGCTGCGCGTCAAATCCGCGGACCGCGGCAGTTTCTTGAAGAAGCCGCAGCTGCAGTAG
- a CDS encoding LysR family transcriptional regulator: MHPRLLRTFLAVARSRNITRAAEAVNLAQSSVSDQIQSLEAELGAALFTRSKSGLELRPAGLALKPIAEELLRLDAEGRAAVLAAAGQTSGTLTIGALETIASARLAPWLPGFQASHPDITVRMKVTDSGTLRRLLEDGDIDVAFCFERRDGTNGADERLARRTIGAEPLVLVAAPGQGTAPRDLVALAALRFVATEPGCIYRHLFDTAFAEAGTAAPKLAAEVGSIGAIARLVAAGAGLGLVPRLAVCDALERGDLIELPWPGLAQAAPLTMIWRRRRVQPPALRHLLAAARDTLALKPSRISSEPESTSRPKVLL, from the coding sequence ATGCATCCAAGACTGCTCAGGACCTTTCTCGCGGTGGCGCGCAGCCGAAACATCACCCGCGCCGCCGAGGCGGTGAACCTCGCCCAATCGAGTGTCAGCGACCAGATCCAGTCGCTGGAGGCGGAACTTGGTGCCGCCTTGTTCACGCGCTCGAAGTCCGGCCTGGAACTGAGGCCGGCAGGGCTGGCTCTGAAGCCGATCGCCGAAGAGTTGCTGCGGCTTGACGCCGAGGGGCGTGCGGCCGTGCTGGCCGCTGCCGGGCAGACAAGCGGAACGCTGACCATCGGCGCGCTGGAAACGATCGCCTCGGCACGGCTGGCGCCGTGGCTGCCGGGGTTCCAGGCCAGCCATCCCGATATCACCGTGCGGATGAAGGTGACCGACAGCGGCACGCTGCGGCGCCTGCTGGAGGACGGCGACATCGATGTCGCCTTCTGCTTCGAGCGTCGCGACGGTACGAACGGCGCCGATGAACGCCTGGCCAGGCGCACGATAGGCGCCGAACCGCTGGTGCTGGTGGCGGCGCCGGGACAAGGCACCGCGCCACGCGACCTTGTCGCCCTTGCCGCGCTGCGTTTCGTAGCGACCGAGCCTGGATGCATCTACCGGCATCTGTTCGACACCGCTTTTGCCGAGGCGGGCACGGCGGCGCCAAAACTTGCTGCCGAAGTCGGCAGCATCGGCGCCATTGCCCGGCTGGTGGCGGCCGGCGCTGGGCTCGGCCTCGTTCCACGTCTCGCGGTCTGCGACGCGCTTGAGCGTGGCGATCTCATTGAACTGCCGTGGCCTGGCCTGGCACAGGCGGCACCGCTGACGATGATCTGGCGCCGCCGGCGCGTCCAGCCGCCGGCGCTCAGGCACTTGCTCGCCGCCGCGCGCGACACGCTGGCGCTGAAACCCTCTCGAATCAGTTCAGAACCTGAATCGACAAGTCGGCCCAAGGTCTTGCTTTGA
- a CDS encoding SDR family oxidoreductase, with the protein MSISNQKILIVGGGSGMGLALARRCVEAGAEIVIAGRTQDRLQRAREELGNPLGLALTVVDIAREDQVADLFARIGGLDHIVSTAADIEGAYRLVPEVDLKAAQRAVDSKLFGPLLLAKHGAPRLAAGGSMTFVSGIAAYRPAARGSVVAAVNAALEGLVRALAVELAPVRVNAVSPGWVDTTIWAQVAGDRKAEMLAAMAERLPVGRIGQPADIADAIIFLIGNGFATGTMLHVEGGHRLV; encoded by the coding sequence ATGAGCATTTCAAACCAGAAAATCCTGATCGTCGGCGGCGGCTCCGGCATGGGCCTGGCGCTGGCCAGGCGCTGCGTCGAGGCCGGTGCCGAAATCGTCATCGCCGGGCGTACCCAGGACCGGCTGCAACGGGCACGCGAGGAACTCGGCAATCCCCTCGGCCTGGCGTTGACCGTGGTCGACATAGCGCGGGAAGACCAGGTCGCGGACCTGTTCGCGCGCATCGGCGGGCTCGACCATATCGTCAGCACGGCGGCCGACATCGAGGGCGCCTACAGGCTGGTGCCGGAAGTTGACCTCAAGGCGGCGCAACGCGCGGTCGACAGCAAGCTCTTCGGCCCGCTGCTGCTTGCCAAGCACGGCGCCCCACGGCTCGCGGCTGGCGGCTCGATGACCTTCGTTTCCGGCATCGCCGCCTACCGGCCCGCCGCGCGCGGCTCGGTCGTCGCCGCCGTCAATGCCGCACTCGAAGGGCTGGTGCGGGCGCTTGCCGTCGAACTCGCGCCGGTCCGCGTCAACGCCGTCTCGCCCGGCTGGGTCGATACCACGATCTGGGCGCAGGTCGCTGGCGACCGCAAGGCCGAAATGCTTGCCGCGATGGCCGAGCGGCTGCCGGTCGGCAGGATCGGCCAGCCCGCAGACATCGCCGACGCCATTATCTTCCTGATCGGCAATGGTTTTGCCACCGGAACGATGCTGCATGTGGAAGGCGGACACCGGCTTGTCTGA
- a CDS encoding MarR family winged helix-turn-helix transcriptional regulator yields MATAAEVLQTKTEDLLIGALLRVPAQAIQRRLIKELNAAGFDELRLPHMAVLQFPGPDGARPGTIAERAGMSKQAINQLLSSLEGYGYIVRSDGEGSARVVHSTERGHAAFWKMVDILRDIEEEWRSELGPERFAQLKALLFVVWDSPLVR; encoded by the coding sequence ATGGCCACCGCAGCCGAAGTATTGCAGACCAAAACCGAGGACCTTTTGATCGGCGCCCTGCTGCGCGTGCCGGCACAGGCGATCCAGCGCCGGCTGATCAAGGAACTAAACGCCGCCGGTTTCGACGAATTGCGCCTGCCGCATATGGCAGTGCTGCAGTTTCCCGGCCCGGATGGCGCACGGCCTGGCACCATTGCCGAGCGTGCCGGCATGAGCAAACAGGCGATCAACCAATTGCTCAGCAGCCTCGAAGGTTACGGCTACATCGTCCGCTCCGACGGCGAAGGCAGCGCGCGCGTGGTGCACTCCACCGAACGCGGCCATGCCGCCTTCTGGAAGATGGTCGACATATTGCGCGACATCGAGGAGGAGTGGCGCAGCGAACTTGGGCCGGAGCGTTTTGCCCAGCTGAAAGCACTGCTGTTCGTCGTCTGGGACAGCCCGCTGGTGCGCTGA